In a genomic window of Candidatus Chazhemtobacterium aquaticus:
- the lysS gene encoding lysine--tRNA ligase: MAGRLSGIREQRIEKIKQLKELGVDPYIGKTERTDVIAEAREKEGEKVKVVGRVMAIRGHGGLIFMDLRDESGQMQLVIKKDNVSEREWMIQELVDIGDFVQAGGGVFKTKAGEISVEVKVFGLLSKAVRPLPSSWHGFKDVEERYRQRYVDLILNPEVRKVFDARTRMVRFLRQFMDKKGFMEVETPVLQPIYGGATARPFKTFHNALKSEFYLRIADELYLKRLIVGGYEKVYEIAKDFRNEGIDRQHNPEFTMMEFYWAYANYEDLMKLSEEMLGGAVKEVTGKYKIEYQGKKIDFSPGWERITFRDLVFRDTKIDIDEVKDEKGLREMIKSRGLKVELEEVEGYANVLDELYKEYCRPKMTGPVFLIDHPYEMKPLAKRKSGDPSKVASVALVVAGFEIFNAYNELNDPQDQRERWEEEKKLLEAGFKEAQMLDEDYIRALEYGMPPTAGWGMGIDRFTAIVTNQPNLKDTIIFPTLRPER; the protein is encoded by the coding sequence ATGGCCGGGAGATTGTCAGGAATTAGAGAACAGAGAATTGAAAAAATTAAGCAGCTTAAGGAGCTGGGAGTAGATCCGTATATTGGAAAGACGGAAAGGACAGATGTTATTGCTGAGGCAAGGGAGAAAGAGGGTGAGAAAGTGAAGGTGGTTGGTAGAGTGATGGCAATAAGGGGGCATGGAGGTTTGATTTTTATGGATTTGAGAGATGAGTCAGGTCAAATGCAGTTGGTTATAAAGAAGGATAACGTGAGTGAGAGGGAGTGGATGATACAGGAGTTGGTGGATATTGGTGATTTTGTGCAAGCAGGTGGTGGTGTGTTTAAGACTAAGGCGGGAGAGATAAGTGTGGAGGTAAAGGTGTTTGGATTGTTGAGTAAGGCGGTAAGGCCACTGCCTTCGAGTTGGCATGGATTTAAGGATGTGGAGGAGAGATATCGGCAGAGGTATGTAGATTTGATACTTAACCCAGAGGTGAGGAAGGTGTTTGATGCAAGAACACGGATGGTGAGATTTCTGCGTCAGTTTATGGATAAAAAGGGGTTTATGGAGGTGGAAACACCAGTGTTACAGCCAATTTACGGAGGAGCGACCGCGAGACCCTTTAAGACTTTTCATAACGCGTTGAAGAGTGAGTTTTATTTACGAATTGCTGATGAGTTGTATCTAAAGAGATTGATTGTGGGGGGATATGAAAAGGTATATGAGATTGCTAAGGATTTTCGAAATGAGGGAATCGATCGGCAACATAATCCAGAGTTTACAATGATGGAGTTTTACTGGGCATATGCCAACTATGAGGATTTAATGAAGTTATCAGAGGAGATGTTGGGTGGGGCAGTAAAGGAGGTAACAGGGAAGTATAAGATAGAGTATCAGGGTAAGAAAATTGATTTTAGTCCAGGTTGGGAGAGGATTACCTTCAGAGATTTAGTGTTTCGGGATACGAAGATTGATATTGATGAAGTCAAGGATGAAAAGGGGTTGCGGGAGATGATTAAGAGTAGGGGGCTGAAAGTAGAGTTGGAGGAGGTAGAGGGGTATGCCAATGTGTTGGATGAGTTGTATAAGGAGTATTGCAGACCCAAAATGACGGGGCCGGTTTTTTTGATCGATCATCCGTATGAAATGAAGCCGTTGGCAAAAAGAAAGAGTGGTGATCCAAGTAAGGTGGCAAGTGTGGCTTTGGTGGTAGCCGGTTTTGAGATTTTTAATGCATATAATGAGCTTAATGATCCACAAGATCAGCGAGAGAGATGGGAGGAGGAGAAAAAGCTGTTGGAGGCAGGTTTTAAGGAAGCACAGATGCTAGATGAGGATTATATTCGAGCGCTTGAGTATGGTATGCCACCAACGGCAGGATGGGGAATGGGGATTGATCGATTTACAGCGATTGTGACAAATCAGCCTAATTTGAAGGATACAATTATTTTTCCGACTTTGCGACCTGAGAGGTAA
- the trxB gene encoding thioredoxin-disulfide reductase, with protein MREVIVIGSGPAGYAAAIYLARARLNPLVLAGEKAGGQLMLTTEVENYPGFAKGIQGPELMVEMRTQAEKFGAEIRNENVTKVELGGEFKKVWVGDQLEEAKVVIVATGARAKMLNVGEERLLGRGVSTCATCDAAFFKDKITYLVGGGDVAMEDALALAKFAKRVEIVHRRDEFRASKVMQERVLGEDKVRVRWNSEVVGVKGESILEGIKIKDVKTGKEEEVEADGLFLAIGHIPDTDFLGDAIEVDSHGYVVTRMVKNSVEERKEWLEGYPTMSSVEGVFAAGDVVDFRYRQAITAAGMGVQAALDVEKYLTGRLPSW; from the coding sequence ATGAGAGAGGTAATTGTAATTGGATCGGGTCCAGCTGGTTATGCGGCAGCCATATATTTGGCTAGGGCTAGGCTTAACCCGTTGGTTCTGGCAGGAGAGAAGGCTGGGGGTCAGTTGATGTTGACGACTGAAGTGGAAAACTATCCAGGTTTCGCAAAGGGTATTCAGGGTCCTGAGTTGATGGTGGAGATGAGAACTCAGGCGGAAAAGTTTGGAGCGGAGATACGAAATGAGAATGTAACAAAGGTTGAGCTTGGAGGGGAGTTTAAAAAAGTTTGGGTAGGTGACCAGCTAGAGGAGGCTAAAGTAGTGATAGTGGCCACGGGGGCGAGGGCGAAAATGCTTAATGTGGGTGAGGAGAGATTGTTAGGGAGAGGGGTGAGTACTTGTGCGACTTGTGACGCAGCTTTTTTTAAAGATAAGATCACCTATTTAGTTGGAGGTGGAGATGTAGCGATGGAGGATGCTTTGGCTTTAGCTAAGTTTGCTAAAAGGGTGGAGATAGTCCACAGAAGAGATGAATTTAGAGCTAGTAAGGTGATGCAGGAGAGAGTCTTGGGTGAAGACAAGGTTAGGGTGAGGTGGAACAGCGAGGTGGTGGGAGTTAAGGGCGAAAGTATACTGGAAGGTATTAAAATAAAAGATGTAAAGACGGGTAAGGAGGAAGAGGTAGAGGCTGATGGTTTGTTTTTAGCGATTGGACATATTCCTGATACTGATTTTTTGGGTGATGCGATTGAGGTTGACAGTCACGGGTATGTGGTGACAAGAATGGTGAAGAATAGTGTGGAGGAAAGAAAAGAGTGGTTAGAGGGTTATCCAACGATGAGTTCGGTTGAGGGAGTGTTTGCGGCTGGAGATGTGGTTGATTTTCGGTATCGTCAGGCAATCACAGCAGCGGGAATGGGAGTGCAGGCGGCTTTGGATGTGGAGAAATATCTGACTGGAAGATTACCTAGTTGGTAG
- the trxA gene encoding thioredoxin, translated as MSAIFYSDGDFEEKVLKADKPVLVDFYADWCGPCKMAAPIIEELAGEYDGKVEVGKLDVDANQQTAMRFGVMSIPTVIMFKDGKEVDRQVGFGGRVMYENMIKKVI; from the coding sequence ATGAGTGCAATATTCTATTCGGATGGTGATTTTGAGGAGAAAGTGTTAAAAGCTGATAAGCCCGTGTTGGTTGATTTTTACGCAGACTGGTGTGGTCCCTGCAAGATGGCGGCACCGATTATTGAGGAGTTGGCAGGTGAATATGACGGAAAGGTTGAGGTTGGTAAATTGGACGTTGATGCAAACCAGCAAACAGCAATGAGGTTTGGAGTGATGAGTATCCCGACGGTGATAATGTTTAAGGATGGTAAGGAAGTGGATCGACAAGTTGGATTTGGAGGTAGGGTAATGTATGAGAATATGATTAAGAAGGTGATATGA
- a CDS encoding metal-sensitive transcriptional regulator — protein sequence MKEDEVKSMQQMLRRIQGQVGGIERMLDEGRGNEDVLTQLSAAMSSLKTVARKILAAEATRCSESSKASERYATLLKRFF from the coding sequence ATGAAAGAAGATGAGGTCAAATCCATGCAACAGATGTTAAGGAGAATTCAAGGTCAGGTGGGGGGTATAGAGAGAATGCTGGATGAGGGTAGAGGTAACGAGGATGTGTTAACTCAGCTTTCGGCGGCGATGAGTAGTTTAAAAACGGTAGCTCGAAAGATTCTGGCAGCTGAGGCAACTAGGTGTAGTGAGTCATCCAAAGCAAGTGAGAGATATGCTACGCTGTTGAAGCGCTTCTTTTAA
- a CDS encoding cytochrome c biogenesis CcdA family protein has protein sequence MEGCNALGCYLESQGGLVSLPLVTVAGLVDGINPCAIGMMVTLLGYLIVFSGKKTKQLGKGIELGQWNKNRWMIRVGLSYIASVFVTYLVIGLMFYNLAYQLQQSIWADLFTWLVGGVLFLAGLIQIKEVVWPELPIHLRIPSASKERLNKLVEKASIPTTVLLGVLVTILETPCSLPLYVGTAMVLAASGLGLVKVVLYFLYYNFLFVLPLIVVLVVMIKGREVVMMREWEHRYKSTMHLVLGVALMLLGGWLFVS, from the coding sequence ATGGAAGGCTGTAATGCATTGGGGTGCTATCTTGAAAGTCAGGGTGGTTTGGTAAGTTTACCTTTAGTAACAGTGGCTGGTTTAGTGGATGGAATCAATCCGTGTGCGATTGGAATGATGGTGACGTTACTTGGTTACCTGATTGTGTTTAGTGGCAAGAAAACTAAGCAATTGGGTAAAGGTATCGAGCTTGGGCAATGGAATAAGAATCGGTGGATGATTAGGGTTGGATTAAGTTATATCGCCAGCGTGTTTGTGACTTATTTGGTGATTGGTTTGATGTTTTATAATCTTGCCTATCAGTTGCAACAGAGTATTTGGGCTGATTTATTTACCTGGTTGGTCGGTGGCGTATTGTTTTTGGCAGGTTTGATCCAGATTAAGGAGGTGGTATGGCCGGAGTTGCCGATACATTTACGAATACCGTCGGCAAGCAAGGAAAGATTAAACAAGTTGGTTGAGAAGGCGAGTATACCAACGACGGTGCTATTGGGAGTATTGGTGACGATATTGGAGACGCCCTGCAGTCTACCCTTGTATGTAGGAACGGCAATGGTACTGGCGGCTTCTGGGTTGGGGTTAGTTAAGGTAGTGTTGTATTTTTTGTACTACAACTTTTTGTTTGTGCTGCCGTTGATTGTGGTGCTTGTAGTGATGATTAAGGGAAGAGAAGTGGTGATGATGAGAGAGTGGGAGCATAGATATAAAAGCACGATGCATTTGGTTTTGGGGGTGGCTTTGATGTTATTGGGTGGTTGGTTGTTTGTGTCTTGA
- the uppS gene encoding polyprenyl diphosphate synthase — protein MEKNKLKHLAIIPDGNTRWAKSNKLPVFEGYRKGMSRVVEISRHSRKLGIHTLTMWGLSTENWQYRPKAELEFLTKLFMKTIDDYIKDAEQEDVKIIHLGRKDRLPKKLLDKIKKAEDKTRSNQTHILNIALDYGGHDEILRTITKIINDIQSGKLKSENLSNNIDGGGKIKRTIFSNYLDTGDQPYPFPDFIIRTSGEMRLSGFFPWQSVYSELHFEKCFFPDFNSQKLESAIKTFNKRKRRFGGGHKV, from the coding sequence ATGGAAAAAAACAAACTTAAACATCTTGCAATAATCCCAGACGGGAATACTCGATGGGCAAAAAGCAACAAACTTCCTGTTTTTGAAGGTTACAGAAAAGGTATGAGTCGCGTAGTAGAAATCAGCAGGCATTCACGGAAACTCGGCATTCACACCTTAACTATGTGGGGGCTGTCAACCGAAAACTGGCAATACCGACCAAAAGCCGAGCTTGAGTTCCTCACCAAGTTGTTCATGAAGACAATCGACGATTATATAAAAGACGCAGAACAAGAAGATGTCAAGATAATCCACCTTGGCAGAAAAGACAGGCTCCCAAAAAAATTGTTAGATAAAATCAAAAAAGCCGAGGACAAAACGAGATCAAACCAAACCCACATCCTCAACATTGCCCTCGATTACGGCGGACACGATGAAATCCTACGCACAATCACCAAAATTATCAACGACATCCAAAGCGGAAAGTTAAAATCAGAAAATCTATCCAATAATATTGACGGGGGGGGGAAAATTAAACGAACTATCTTTTCAAACTATCTAGATACGGGGGACCAACCTTATCCATTCCCAGACTTCATAATCAGAACCTCGGGGGAAATGAGACTAAGTGGTTTCTTTCCATGGCAATCTGTCTACTCAGAACTACACTTCGAGAAATGTTTCTTCCCAGACTTTAACTCACAAAAACTTGAATCAGCCATAAAAACCTTCAACAAAAGAAAAAGAAGGTTTGGAGGTGGACATAAAGTATGA
- a CDS encoding polyprenyl synthetase family protein, with protein MNISQKILHHRDTFNPRFKEYFENLNNRLSFPNKSIYPKICVDLIKDLSLVGGKRQRVAYLYEAFSLGQGTKITSSTEKHLTACAISIELLQTHLLIHDDIIDNSPIRRGSPTTLQHLIKKTKLDNNIPLGMAIMAGDIAAYLALDVLHSCNLPPKLLSKIVNIQTTAGIDTFLGQIFDLERDMPNTLFNEDSIIELADFKASRSSTLAPMLIGISLSSQDTTNNINIIRKYATSVGIAGQLQDDYLGMFGDPEKTGKSNISDLKEGKRTLLITKTLETCNNQEKKIISQVLGNPTINHKQANMVKEIIKKYHVDILLKKTAQKYAQLAYSEAKSWSHWNKEAVDFFAESAKWFINRTV; from the coding sequence ATGAACATCTCACAAAAAATTTTACATCACAGGGACACCTTCAATCCCCGCTTCAAGGAGTATTTTGAAAATCTAAATAATCGGTTATCCTTCCCTAATAAATCTATCTATCCCAAAATCTGCGTTGATTTAATTAAAGATCTTTCGTTAGTTGGAGGAAAAAGACAAAGGGTAGCCTATTTATATGAAGCCTTTAGTCTGGGTCAAGGCACAAAGATTACCTCATCAACTGAAAAACATCTAACTGCATGCGCCATAAGTATCGAGCTGTTGCAAACCCATTTACTTATTCATGATGACATCATCGACAACTCTCCCATCAGAAGAGGTAGTCCAACAACCTTACAACATCTAATCAAAAAGACAAAGTTAGATAATAACATCCCGTTAGGTATGGCTATCATGGCTGGAGATATTGCGGCATATCTTGCTCTCGATGTACTTCATAGCTGCAACCTACCTCCAAAATTACTTTCCAAAATCGTCAACATACAAACAACTGCCGGAATCGATACCTTTCTTGGCCAAATATTCGATTTGGAACGAGATATGCCCAACACGCTCTTTAACGAGGATAGCATAATCGAGCTTGCTGACTTCAAAGCGTCAAGATCGTCCACACTAGCCCCTATGCTAATTGGAATCTCGCTTTCAAGCCAAGACACAACTAACAACATAAATATAATCAGAAAATACGCCACAAGCGTTGGAATAGCAGGACAACTACAAGACGATTATCTTGGCATGTTCGGTGACCCCGAAAAAACCGGAAAATCAAATATCTCTGACCTTAAAGAGGGAAAAAGGACTCTCTTAATTACAAAAACATTAGAAACATGCAACAACCAAGAAAAAAAGATTATTAGCCAAGTACTAGGCAACCCAACAATCAACCACAAACAAGCAAATATGGTAAAAGAAATTATCAAGAAATACCATGTCGACATTTTATTAAAGAAAACCGCACAAAAATATGCGCAATTAGCATACAGTGAAGCTAAAAGTTGGTCTCACTGGAATAAAGAAGCAGTAGATTTCTTCGCTGAATCAGCTAAGTGGTTTATAAATAGAACGGTATGA
- the uppS gene encoding polyprenyl diphosphate synthase, which yields MKNLNTQQLNHIAIIVDGNRRWAKSRNLPTFKGHKKGFSNTIKIANHIHSRGIHTVTFWLFSTENWNRSQEEVTYLMDLYPSVIENHLKNSLKHKTKIIHLGRKDRLSQKIINCINKAEKNTEKFKDRVTCIALDYGGKDEISRASKLVQTKKQDMNPENIEAHLDTSVLKHPNPDLIYRTSGELRLSGFMTWQSAYAELYFEKKLFPDLTPRDIDKAIREYSTRNRRFGRS from the coding sequence ATGAAAAACCTAAACACCCAACAACTTAATCACATCGCTATCATCGTAGACGGAAATAGAAGGTGGGCTAAAAGTCGTAACTTGCCCACCTTCAAAGGACACAAAAAAGGCTTCTCCAATACTATAAAGATAGCGAATCATATACATTCTAGAGGCATCCACACAGTAACATTTTGGTTATTTTCAACAGAAAACTGGAACCGATCACAGGAAGAGGTGACATATTTAATGGACTTATACCCAAGTGTTATAGAAAACCATCTAAAAAACTCCCTAAAACACAAAACTAAAATCATCCACTTAGGAAGAAAGGATAGACTCTCACAAAAAATAATTAATTGCATTAACAAAGCAGAAAAAAATACAGAAAAATTTAAGGATAGAGTCACGTGTATTGCGCTAGATTATGGTGGCAAAGATGAAATATCTCGAGCAAGCAAGCTCGTTCAAACAAAAAAACAAGATATGAATCCCGAAAACATTGAGGCCCATCTCGACACCTCAGTTTTAAAACACCCAAACCCCGACTTAATTTATAGGACCTCGGGAGAACTCAGACTTTCAGGATTTATGACCTGGCAATCAGCATATGCAGAACTATATTTCGAAAAAAAGCTTTTTCCTGATCTAACCCCTAGAGATATTGACAAAGCTATACGAGAATATTCAACGCGTAACCGACGCTTTGGTCGCTCTTAA
- a CDS encoding UTP--glucose-1-phosphate uridylyltransferase has protein sequence MAQKVRKAVIPAAGFGTRFLPQTKAMPKEMLPIVDKPVIQIVVESLVEAGIKDIIIVTGFHKRSIEDHFDAPSSDLVKNLKMGGESKKHLLDEVRAIGNLANFAYVRQKGPYGNGTPLLNVRHLVGDEPFIYTWSDDFIEATPSDFRQLIAAYEKYGVSCLAAVRATKDEEYKRWGFAGGREIEDGVIDAEVIIEKPGKDKSPSDLGNVSSFLFTPDIFNYLDEALAQMDEGGELYYNDALRLMLEDGKRVLAVEIKGGRFHDTGNKLQYLKTVVEFGLKHPDINGEFREFLRKLEL, from the coding sequence ATGGCGCAAAAAGTGCGTAAAGCAGTGATACCAGCGGCCGGTTTTGGGACTAGGTTTTTGCCACAAACAAAGGCAATGCCTAAGGAAATGTTGCCGATTGTAGATAAGCCGGTGATTCAGATTGTGGTTGAGAGTTTGGTTGAGGCAGGAATTAAGGACATTATTATTGTGACTGGTTTTCATAAGCGAAGTATTGAGGACCATTTCGACGCTCCGAGTAGTGATTTGGTTAAGAACCTGAAGATGGGTGGGGAGAGTAAGAAGCACTTGTTAGATGAGGTGAGAGCGATTGGGAATTTAGCAAACTTTGCATACGTTAGGCAAAAGGGGCCATATGGAAACGGAACGCCCTTGCTTAATGTTCGGCATTTGGTTGGAGATGAGCCATTTATATATACATGGAGCGATGATTTCATTGAGGCGACTCCAAGTGATTTTCGGCAGTTGATTGCGGCTTATGAAAAGTATGGAGTGAGTTGTTTGGCGGCGGTTCGGGCGACTAAAGATGAGGAGTATAAACGGTGGGGTTTTGCGGGAGGAAGAGAGATTGAGGATGGGGTAATTGATGCTGAGGTGATTATTGAGAAGCCGGGAAAAGACAAGTCTCCTTCTGATTTGGGTAATGTAAGTAGTTTTTTGTTTACACCTGACATATTTAATTACTTGGACGAGGCGTTGGCGCAGATGGATGAGGGTGGAGAGTTGTATTACAACGATGCATTACGCTTAATGTTGGAGGATGGAAAAAGAGTGTTGGCGGTAGAGATAAAAGGAGGGAGGTTTCATGATACTGGGAATAAGCTGCAGTATTTAAAGACAGTAGTGGAGTTTGGACTGAAGCATCCAGATATTAATGGTGAGTTTCGGGAGTTCTTGCGGAAGCTGGAGTTGTAG
- a CDS encoding MFS transporter, whose translation MIRRWWWRRKNRSESNLQASYWNTFFRAMAIGLLGIFVPIYVYLIGVEWGSGWKTGVVFLMFFLALTRLTVIVAVWVTARLIEVKGFRWSITVAGFLGVVYYGLLVMAERSVWWLVPASVVLGFEIVLYWIPRLSMNVDFGHKERMGKEIGVRNMINRGSSVLGPFAGGVIAGMWGFDILFGVGVSVLVMSLIPIYFMEKHKHEDGVGFGDLVSFWKDEKQSLVSFWGQGIMDGVSAWIWPLFVFIVIGSLEELGAVTSAALGVSMLGVFLASKSFDWLRSFGGDEDERLFVTGNVITAVMMVVRGLARGVWSVFGLDLLYQAALPWMSVPLYGYIYTLAERKGVVRVISYREIFYSLGVVLVAVVGVVVLMWPGGWQIVFGIGALGGLMTLPMRKESNQ comes from the coding sequence ATGATCAGAAGATGGTGGTGGAGGAGAAAGAATAGGAGTGAATCTAATTTACAGGCAAGTTATTGGAACACTTTTTTTAGAGCAATGGCGATTGGCTTGTTGGGGATTTTTGTGCCAATTTATGTGTATTTGATTGGAGTGGAGTGGGGGAGTGGTTGGAAGACGGGGGTGGTGTTTTTGATGTTTTTTTTGGCATTAACAAGGTTGACAGTGATAGTGGCTGTTTGGGTGACGGCGAGACTTATCGAGGTGAAAGGGTTTCGTTGGAGCATAACAGTAGCTGGTTTTTTAGGTGTTGTTTATTATGGGTTGCTAGTAATGGCTGAGAGGTCAGTTTGGTGGTTAGTACCTGCTTCCGTGGTTTTGGGGTTTGAGATAGTGTTGTATTGGATTCCTAGGTTATCAATGAATGTTGATTTTGGTCACAAGGAGAGGATGGGGAAGGAGATAGGGGTGCGGAACATGATAAACCGAGGCAGCTCGGTTTTAGGTCCGTTTGCGGGAGGAGTAATTGCTGGTATGTGGGGATTTGATATTTTGTTTGGAGTAGGTGTGAGTGTGTTGGTAATGTCGTTGATACCAATCTATTTTATGGAAAAGCATAAACACGAGGATGGGGTGGGTTTTGGTGATCTGGTTTCGTTTTGGAAAGATGAGAAACAAAGTTTGGTGTCGTTTTGGGGTCAGGGGATCATGGATGGTGTGTCTGCCTGGATATGGCCATTGTTTGTTTTTATTGTGATTGGGAGCTTGGAAGAGTTGGGAGCAGTGACAAGTGCGGCGTTGGGTGTATCAATGTTGGGAGTGTTTTTAGCAAGCAAGAGCTTTGATTGGTTGAGGTCTTTTGGCGGAGATGAAGATGAGAGGTTGTTTGTGACGGGTAATGTGATAACAGCGGTAATGATGGTGGTGAGAGGTTTGGCTAGAGGCGTCTGGTCAGTGTTTGGGCTGGACTTATTGTACCAAGCAGCACTGCCTTGGATGTCGGTGCCTTTGTATGGCTATATATACACTTTAGCGGAACGTAAAGGGGTGGTTCGGGTAATAAGTTATCGAGAAATTTTTTACTCGTTAGGAGTAGTTTTGGTAGCTGTTGTGGGAGTGGTGGTGTTAATGTGGCCGGGGGGGTGGCAGATTGTATTTGGAATAGGAGCTCTGGGGGGGTTGATGACCTTACCGATGAGAAAAGAGAGTAATCAATAA